Proteins encoded by one window of Lasioglossum baleicum chromosome 4, iyLasBale1, whole genome shotgun sequence:
- the LOC143208449 gene encoding mediator of RNA polymerase II transcription subunit 25, which translates to MFSLHNIAKMVAGPTEHGIQADVIFVIEGTAVNGAYLNDLRTNYLGPTLEYFNQGPIEDREYVSEVK; encoded by the exons ATGTTTTCACTAC ATAATATAGCAAAAATGGTGGCCGGTCCTACAGAACACGGGATACAGGCAGATGTAATATTTGTCATTGAAGGTACAGCCGTTAACGGAGCGTACCTCAATGATCTCAGAACTAATTACCTTGGTCCAACGCTCGA ATATTTCAATCAGGGTCCTATCGAAGATAGAGAATATGTATCTGAGgtaaaataa